A window from Malania oleifera isolate guangnan ecotype guangnan chromosome 7, ASM2987363v1, whole genome shotgun sequence encodes these proteins:
- the LOC131159790 gene encoding probable WRKY transcription factor 35 yields the protein MRSYLPQPMDNYQGDLADVVRASGGAIGAGGAAQASSAQPDWQFPSSLMETTDHDFGDPFSNMRDPLLYELDIASSGFFRGPNSADLMEASVIEEASGNNYSTGNSTSIFSRTLQISPNVGAHQLPVSPCESAAAAAIGISGSSTNSHGVLVSNDLVTASISPRSCLGDATGGVQISSPRNPGIKRRKSQAKKVVCIPAPAPANSRPSSGEVVPSDLWAWRKYGQKPIKGSPYPRGYYRCSSSKGCSARKQVERSRTDPNMLVITYTSEHNHPWPTQRNALAGSTRSQPSKTNAASKTTSNPGFDPQRTNSNQKEDIMNNNQKDEEHNSGVNASDHILSCSASAVKEEMGEVEKQYLEMEDGEFGEGFAQTSYRPALPDQSNHQPEDFFADLGEIEADPLSNLLFTEGFEEDHEGKESKGTGMDPFSLFGWTGHTNSSSFGEAKRGL from the exons ATGCGTAGCTACCTCCCTCAACCAATGGACAATTACCAAGGCGATTTGGCTGACGTGGTCCGAGCAAGCGGCGGAGCCATCGGTGCCGGCGGCGCCGCCCAAGCCTCCTCGGCCCAACCCGATTGGCAGTTCCCCTCCAGCCTGATGGAAACCACAGATCATGATTTCGGTGACCCTTTCTCCAACATGCGAGATCCGCTGCTCTACGAGCTCGACATCGCCAGTTCTGGCTTCTTCAGGGGCCCCAATTCCGCAGACCTGATGGAAGCCAGTGTAATTGAGGAAGCCAGCGGGAACAATTATAGCACCGGAAACAGCACTAGTATTTTCTCGCGGACGCTTCAGATCTCGCCCAACGTCGGCGCTCACCAGCTGCCGGTTTCGCCGTGCGAATCCGCGGCCGCCGCCGCGATAGGAATTAGCGGCAGCAGTACAAATTCTCATGGGGTGTTGGTTTCCAATGACTTGGTTACTGCTAGCATCTCCCCCAGAAGTTGCTTGGGTGATGCCACTGGAGGGGTGCAGATCTCGTCGCCCCGAAATCCGGGTATCAAGCGAAG GAAGAGCCAGGCGAAGAAGGTAGTTTGTATTCCAGCGCCAGCACCTGCTAACAGCAGACCTAGTAGCGGGGAAGTAGTTCCATCTGACCTGTGGGCATGGAGAAAATACGGTCAGAAACCCATCAAGGGCTCCCCTTACCCAAG GGGCTACTATAGATGCAGCAGCTCGAAGGGTTGCTCTGCAAGGAAACAAGTGGAGCGGAGCCGAACCGATCCCAACATGCTGGTCATCACCTACACTTCTGAGCACAACCATCCATGGCCAACCCAAAGAAACGCGCTCGCCGGCTCCACCAGATCTCAGCCATCAAAAACCAATGCTGCTTCAAAAACTACCAGTAACCCAGGCTTCGACCCTCAAAGGACTAATTCAAACCAAAAGGAAGATATTATGAATAATAATCAAAAGGATGAGGAGCACAACAGCGGTGTTAATGCTTCTGATCATATTCTCTCATGTAGTGCATCAGCAGTTAAAGAGGAAATGGGAGAAGTAGAGAAGCAATATTTGGAGATGGAGGATGGAGAATTTGGTGAAGGGTTTGCCCAGACTAGTTACAGGCCAGCACTGCCTGATCAGTCTAACCACCAGCCAGAGGACTTCTTTGCAGATTTGGGAGAAATAGAGGCTGACCCACTGAGTAATCTGCTGTTTACAGAGGGCTTTGAGGAAGATCATGAGGGGAAAGAAAGCAAGGGTACTGGCATGGATCCATTCAGCCTCTTTGGCTGGACAGGACACACTAACAGCTCATCATTTGGAGAAGCCAAGAGGGGTTTATAA